The following are from one region of the Capsicum annuum cultivar UCD-10X-F1 chromosome 1, UCD10Xv1.1, whole genome shotgun sequence genome:
- the LOC107873179 gene encoding uncharacterized protein LOC107873179 isoform X1 encodes MASIASPSTHHFYPNKFRYSTSKSSFFPFIVSCMDQQPQQDENTKQVGRRDIILRSSEIAALGALFNFSGKKPNYLGVQKNPFGLALCPATDNCISTSENISDATHYAPPWNYNPEGKRGNISREKAMAELLQVVKSTKPDKSSPKIVEKTADYVRVEYESPILGLVDDVEFWFPPGKKTIVQYRAASRLGNYDFDANRKRIKALRMQLEKKGWASEDTV; translated from the exons atGGCTTCAATAGCATCACCAAGTACCCACCATTTTTACCCCAACAAGTTCAGATACAGTACTAGTAAATCTTCTTTCTTCCCTTTCATTGTTTCATGTATGGACCAACAACCTCAGCAGGATGAAAACACCAAGCAAGTTGGTCGCAG GGACATAATACTAAGGAGCAGTGAAATTGCAGCCCTTGGAGCCCTCTTCAACTTCAG TGGTAAAAAGCCAAATTACTTGGGTGTTCAAAAGAATCCATTTGGTCTAGCTCTTTGTCCAGCCACCGACAATTGTATTTCTACTTCTGAAAACATCAGTGATGCTACTCACTATGCACCTCCTTG GAACTACAACCCTGAAGGGAAACGTGGTAATATCAGCAGAGAAAAGGCAATGGCGGAGCTACTTCAAGTG GTCAAATCAACAAAACCAGACAAATCCTCTCCCAAAATAGTGGAGAAGACAGCCGATTATGTGCGTGTGGAATATGAAAGTCCTATCTTGGGG TTAGTAGATGATGTCGAGTTCTGGTTCCCACCAGGCAAGAAAACAATTGTACAGTATAGAGCAGCATCTCGCTTGGGGAATTATGACTTTGATGCTAATAGAAAGAGAATCAAG GCGCTGAGAATGCAATTAGAGAAGAAGGGATGGGCATCAGAAGATACAGTCTGA
- the LOC107873172 gene encoding ATP-dependent DNA helicase 2 subunit KU80 — protein sequence MARNKEALVLVLDVGPSMHSVLPEIEKVCSLMIQKKLVFSRYDEVGFVLFGSADTKNELTEEVGGYEHVTVLRNIKVVDEDLVDALQSLPRGSVPGDFLDAIVVGMDMLIKKFGQTNKGKKRLCLITNAVSPIKDPFEGTKEDQVNTIATQMAAQSMKMDCIIVRMKQDWETNRRVMEENDFLMSVFSNKSSSKVVYVESPTSLLGALRTRNILPVTIYRGDFEISAQLKIKVWVYKKTSEEKFPILKKYSDKAHPTDKFATHEIKVDYEYQSIEDPNKVVPPDQRIKGFQYGPQVVPISSAELEAVKFKPEKSVKLLGFTDATNIMRHYYLKDVNSFIGEPGNKKAILALSALARTMKEMNKVAIVRCVWRQGQGNVVVGALTPNVSDKDNTPDSFYFNVLPFAEDVREFQFPSFSNLPSSMQPNEKQQEAADKLVQMLDLAPPGKQEVLPPDFTPNPVLERYYRYLDLKSKHPDAAVPPLDETLRKITEPDVELLFRNKSIIEEFRRSFELKDNPKMKKSARRMKERPSGSDEEREEFDKDADAKAIDSMEYSSKTKVEKVGDVNPVEDFEEMLSRRDDPKWINKAIHDMKNRIFDLVENSYEGDTFHKALECLVVLRKGCILEQEPKQFNDFLCHLSKFCQEKDLRSFCQYLTSNDITLITKAEAPDSEIPEHEARSFMVKPELDSQNMKPEAKVENDIMSIYLGGK from the exons ATGGCCCGTAATAAG GAAGCGCTTGTATTGGTGCTTGATGTTGGTCCTTCTATGCACTCAGTTTTGCCCGAGATTGAAAAAGTTTGCTCATTAATGATACAGAAAAAG CTGGTTTTCAGCAGATATGATGAAGTGGGGTTTGTCTTATTTGGATCTGCGG ATACCAAGAACGAATTGACAGAGGAAGTAGGTGGGTATGAGCACGTGACAGTTCTGCGAAATATCAAGGTTGTAGATGAAGATCTTGTTGATGCTCTGCAAAGCCTTCCACGAGGAAGCGTTCCCGGAGATT TTCTTGATGCGATTGTTGTTGGAATGGACATGCTGATTAAAAAGTTCGGACAAACCAACAAGGGAAAGAAACGCCTTTGCCTTATTACAAATGCTGTTTCTCCCATCAAAGATCCATTTGAAGGAACAAAGGAAGATCAAGTAAACACCATTGCTACTCAGATGGCAGCACAAAGCATGAAGATGGACTGTATAATTGTTAGAATGAAACAAGATTGGGAAACAAACAGGAGAGTTATGGAAGAAAATGATTTTCTAATGTCCGTATTCTCGAATAAATCTTCCTCAAAAGTAGTATATGTGGAAAGTCCAACTTCTTTGTTAGGTGCACTTAGAACTCGTAATATATTGCCAGTCACGATATACAGAGGTGATTTTGAAATCAGCGCACAATTGAAGATCAAG GTATGGGTTTACAAGAAAACATCTGAAGAGAAGTTTCCCATCTTGAAAAAGTACTCTGATAAGGCTCATCCCACTGATAAATTTGCCACTCATGAAATCAAGGTTGATTACGAATATCAAAGCATAGAAGACCCTAATAAAGTTGTGCCACCAGACCAGAGAATTAAAGGTTTTCAGTATGGACCTCAAGTTGTTCCTATATCATCTGCTGAGTTGGAGGCTGTAAAGTTCAAACCAGAGAAAAGTGTGAAGCTTCTAGGATTCACAGATGCTACAAATATAATGCG GCATTACTACCTGAAAGATGTAAATAGCTTCATAGGCGAACCTGGCAACAAAAAAGCCATCCTTGCACTTTCTGCTTTGGCAAGGACAATGAAGGAAATGAACAAAGTAGCAATTGTCCGATGTGTATGGAGGCAAGGACAGGGTAATGTTGTTGTTGGGGCCCTAACTCCAAATGTCTCTGACAAGGATAATACT CCTGATTCATTTTACTTCAATGTTCTTCCCTTTGCTGAGGATGTTCGGGAGTTTCAGTTTCCTTCTTTCAGCAATCTGCCTTCATCAATGCAGCCAAATGAAAAGCAACAAGAGGCGGCAGATAAATTGGTTCAGATGTTGGATCTTGCACCACCTGGAAAACAGGAAGTGTTGCCTCCTGACTTTACACCTAATCCTGTTTTAGAG CGTTACTACCGCTATCTTGACCTGAAGTCAAAGCACCCAGATGCTGCTGTTCCTCCACTTGATGAAACCCTCAGAAAGATCACGGAACCTGATGTTGAGCTTCTTTTTCGAAACAAGTCCATCATAGAGGAATTCCGTAGGTCTTTTGAACTAAAAGATAATCCAAAG ATGAAAAAATCTGCAAGAAGAATGAAAGAGAGACCTTCAGGATCAGATGAGGAAAGAGAAGAGTTTGACAAAGATGCTGATGCCAAAGCTATTGATTCCATGGAATACTCATCCAAAACAAAGGTTGAGAAAGTTGGAGACGTTAATCCTGTTGAAGACTTTGAGGAGATGTTGTCTCGAAGAGATGATCCAAAATGGATTAATAAGGCCATTCatgacatgaaaaataggatctTTGATCTCGTGGAGAATTCTTATGAAGGAGATACATTTCATAAAGCATTGGAATGTTTGGTGGTGCTGCGCAAAGGTTGCATCCTTGAGCAG GAACCAAAGCAGTTCAATGATTTCTTGTGCCACCTGAGTAAATTCTGTCAAGAAAAAGACCTGAGAAGTTTTTGTCAATATCTCACATCTAACGACATCACTTTGATAACGAAGGCAGAAGCTCCAGACAG TGAAATTCCAGAGCATGAGGCTAGAAGCTTTATGGTCAAGCCTGAACTTGACTCGCAAAATATGAAACCAGAGGCTAAAGTTGAGAATGATATTATGAGTATATACCTGGGTGGGAAGTAG
- the LOC107873201 gene encoding AT-hook motif nuclear-localized protein 1 produces the protein MESREAMNSGVTVIAPEAPSNYHMASRTESTPLSPGTTSMITSPVATGIPISSEKKKRGRPRKYGPDGAVARTLSPMPISASAPPTSGSFLSEKVSVARPASEKKPRNKVGAENLGEWISCSTGGNFLPHMITVEAGEDVTMKIISFSQQGPRAICIISAVGLISNVTLRQPNSSGGTLTYEGRFEILSLSGSFTPTEFGGSRTSRTGGMSISLASPDGRVVGGTLAGLLIAASPVQVVVGSFLPSNYQEAKPKKQKAEPKAIAYATVSPAAPHSSNAHTVNVPGAGTQNVISSSIQPNHWTTMQSVQDSRKSATDINISLQGE, from the exons ATGGAGTCAAGGGAAGCAATGAATTCTGGAGTTACAGTGATAGCTCCAGAAGCTCCATCAAACTATCATATGGCATCAAGAACGGAATCTACTCCTTTATCACCTGGAACAACGTCCATGATTACATCTCCAGTAGCTACTGGCATtccaatcagttcagagaagaAGAAAAGGGGACGTCCTAGGAAGTATGGGCCTGATGGGGCAGTTGCAAGGACACTTTCACCTATGCCTATTTCGGCGTCAGCGCCACCAACCTCCGGCAGCTTCTTGTCTGAGAAAGTGAGTGTTGCCCGTCCAGCATCCGAGAAGAAGCCTAGGAACAAAGTGGGGGCAGAGAATTTAG GTGAATGGATTTCATGTTCCACAGGTGGCAACTTTTTGCCGCACATGATAACAGTTGAAGCTGGTGAG GATGTTACCATGAAGATAATCTCATTTTCTCAACAAGGACCTCGAGCTATTTGCATTATTTCTGCTGTTGGTTTGATATCAAATGTCACTCTACGCCAGCCAAATTCATCAGGGGGAACTTTAACTTATGAG GGTCGATTTGAAATCCTTTCTTTGTCTGGATCCTTTACTCCAACAGAGTTTGGGGGTTCTCGTACTAGCAGAACCGGAGGAATGAGCATTTCTTTGGCAAGTCCTGATGGTCGTGTTGTCGGAGGTACACTTGCAGGACTGTTAATAGCTGCTAGTCCCGTCCAG GTTGTAGTGGGCAGTTTTCTACCAAGCAACTACCAAGAGGCCAAGCCAAAGAAACAGAAAGCAGAACCCAAAGCAATAGCTTATGCAACGGTTTCTCCTGCTGCTCCCCATAGCTCAAATGCACACACGGTAAATGTTCCTGGAGCTGGAACTCAAAATGTTATATCATCTTCCATTCAACCTAATCACTGGACCACTATGCAATctgttcaagattcaagaaagtCTGCTACAGATATTAACATATCATTGCAGGGAGAGTAA
- the LOC107873187 gene encoding protein cornichon homolog 4 — translation MWDLVSWLLSFFCLVALLAAVLYQVMCLADLESDYVNPYDSAAEINIIVVPEFVLQGALCFLHLVMGHWLMCLACLPYLYYDVKVYTGRRHLLDVTEIFNQLPWEKKIRLYKLGYLGILLVFSIICMIWSIVAE, via the exons ATGTGGGATCTAGTCTCATGGCTTCTTTCCTTCTTCTGTCTCGTTGCCCTTCTCGCCGCTGTTCTTTACCAG GTCATGTGCTTGGCAGACCTTGAAAGTGATTATGTCAACCCTTATGATTCAGCAGCCGAGATTAACATAATTGTGGTTCCAGAATTTGTTCTTCAAGGAGCACTATGTTTCCTGCATCTTGTGATGGGGCATTGGTTAATGTGTCTGGCCTGTCTCCCATACTTATATTATGATGTCAAAGT ATATACTGGTCGTCGCCACTTGCTAGATGTAACTGAGATTTTCAACCAGCTACCATGGGAAAAGAAGATTCGGTTATATAAGCTTGGATACCTTGGGATACTTCTTGTATTTTCTATAATCTG TATGATCTGGAGCATTGTAGCGGAATGA
- the LOC107873179 gene encoding uncharacterized protein LOC107873179 isoform X2, translated as MASIASPSTHHFYPNKFRYSTSKSSFFPFIVSCMDQQPQQDENTKQVGRRDIILRSSEIAALGALFNFRNYNPEGKRGNISREKAMAELLQVVKSTKPDKSSPKIVEKTADYVRVEYESPILGLVDDVEFWFPPGKKTIVQYRAASRLGNYDFDANRKRIKALRMQLEKKGWASEDTV; from the exons atGGCTTCAATAGCATCACCAAGTACCCACCATTTTTACCCCAACAAGTTCAGATACAGTACTAGTAAATCTTCTTTCTTCCCTTTCATTGTTTCATGTATGGACCAACAACCTCAGCAGGATGAAAACACCAAGCAAGTTGGTCGCAG GGACATAATACTAAGGAGCAGTGAAATTGCAGCCCTTGGAGCCCTCTTCAACTTCAG GAACTACAACCCTGAAGGGAAACGTGGTAATATCAGCAGAGAAAAGGCAATGGCGGAGCTACTTCAAGTG GTCAAATCAACAAAACCAGACAAATCCTCTCCCAAAATAGTGGAGAAGACAGCCGATTATGTGCGTGTGGAATATGAAAGTCCTATCTTGGGG TTAGTAGATGATGTCGAGTTCTGGTTCCCACCAGGCAAGAAAACAATTGTACAGTATAGAGCAGCATCTCGCTTGGGGAATTATGACTTTGATGCTAATAGAAAGAGAATCAAG GCGCTGAGAATGCAATTAGAGAAGAAGGGATGGGCATCAGAAGATACAGTCTGA